One Peribacillus simplex NBRC 15720 = DSM 1321 genomic region harbors:
- a CDS encoding NAD(P)H-dependent flavin oxidoreductase yields MKTRITELLGIEYPIICGGMFQVGRAPLAAAVSEAGGLGIITSKTQVTPEGLRDEIRKVKTLTKKPFAVNLNLFPSQTATPNDEFIDILIDEDVKIVETSGRSPESLMPKLKEHGFTVIHKVANVKNAVSAEKLGVDAIIIVGNETGGHPGMGDVGTLVMLPRVVDSVTIPVIAGGGFSDGRGLISALSLGAEGIVMGTRFMATQEAPIHDNVKQWMVSANEMDTVVIQRNIGSPSRVALNAVSKEVDKLENEGATIEELIPLITGQRSKKVYFEGNLDGGIWSCGQSVGLIKEILSVNELIKQIVQEAKTSFEFIQSRIESIRT; encoded by the coding sequence ATGAAAACGAGAATTACTGAATTATTGGGGATTGAATATCCGATTATTTGCGGCGGGATGTTTCAAGTTGGCCGAGCCCCGCTCGCAGCCGCTGTTTCAGAAGCGGGAGGACTTGGCATCATCACTTCGAAAACACAGGTGACACCAGAAGGTCTTCGTGATGAAATACGTAAAGTGAAAACTTTGACCAAGAAGCCCTTTGCTGTCAACCTAAACCTGTTTCCTAGTCAAACGGCAACCCCGAATGATGAGTTCATCGATATTTTAATTGACGAAGATGTGAAAATTGTTGAAACGAGTGGCCGAAGCCCAGAGAGTTTAATGCCCAAACTTAAAGAGCACGGCTTTACCGTGATACATAAGGTAGCGAACGTCAAAAACGCAGTGTCGGCAGAGAAATTAGGAGTCGATGCCATTATCATTGTAGGGAATGAAACAGGCGGACATCCTGGCATGGGGGATGTAGGAACGCTTGTCATGCTGCCTAGAGTCGTTGACTCTGTTACTATACCAGTAATAGCAGGCGGGGGATTTTCGGATGGCAGGGGCCTTATTAGTGCCTTGTCACTCGGTGCTGAAGGTATCGTCATGGGGACTCGCTTTATGGCAACGCAAGAAGCGCCGATTCATGATAACGTGAAGCAGTGGATGGTATCGGCCAATGAAATGGATACGGTTGTCATCCAACGGAATATAGGCAGTCCATCGCGTGTAGCATTAAATGCCGTCAGTAAAGAAGTGGACAAACTTGAAAATGAAGGTGCCACTATAGAGGAATTGATTCCGCTAATTACAGGACAAAGAAGCAAGAAAGTATACTTTGAAGGAAATTTAGACGGAGGCATTTGGTCATGCGGTCAATCCGTAGGACTGATAAAAGAAATAT
- a CDS encoding sigma-54-dependent Fis family transcriptional regulator: MLSTSCYLRTWERFVSEGVLDSSRLNKRIMESWHRCKKDQVNPYLNKGKHILTNELLDIQREKNSFLLEVASPQLSRMNQSIKESGMMALLVDPDGYVLSLSGNEKILDEAGKINFVEGVCWTEGEVGTNAIGTALKTGEAVMIQGTEHYSIASHKWSCSAMPILNEDGKILGVLDISCPVEYFHPSMLGMVANLAYTIEQEMGVRSYKKELALTQHSIELAETYPDLPLIVCNQKEMIISASKQVRKKIPQSIGMALADLLNHGYQIVKENPLISKEDNRISGKCLFLSENFGHETNRLFSASIPSERFAFKGERGISDSFHNTLHKVKLVAPTEANVYISGETGVGKELIAKAIHENGFRKKGPFVTINCGAIPKDLMESELFGYVDGAFTGAKRQGYKGKFEQANGGTIFLDEIGEIPSAMQVALLRVLQERKIVPIGGTKSISLDIRIITATHRNLEELVNEGSFRKDLYYRLNVYPIHVPPLRERIEDIPYLVNYLCSNNNWNIPLTEELLNRLKDYNWPGNIRELQNVLQRLTILLAEGPLDYVKILNSMHSQPVTRHDDFPSWEEAGKKGIKGNELTIREKIQRDLMIEALQKSRGNVTAAAKLMDIPRSTFYKRLHKYGI, encoded by the coding sequence ATGCTATCCACTAGTTGTTATCTACGTACATGGGAACGCTTTGTCAGTGAAGGGGTTCTCGATTCAAGTCGTCTGAACAAGCGAATAATGGAATCATGGCATCGCTGCAAAAAAGATCAAGTCAACCCATACCTTAATAAAGGCAAACACATTTTGACGAATGAATTATTGGACATTCAAAGAGAAAAAAACTCCTTCCTATTAGAAGTGGCATCACCTCAATTATCTAGGATGAATCAATCGATAAAAGAATCTGGAATGATGGCTTTATTGGTCGATCCGGATGGATATGTCCTTTCACTTTCCGGAAACGAGAAAATCCTCGATGAGGCAGGCAAAATAAATTTTGTGGAGGGCGTATGCTGGACGGAGGGTGAGGTCGGAACGAACGCAATTGGAACAGCTTTGAAAACGGGTGAAGCCGTAATGATCCAAGGTACCGAGCACTATTCAATTGCCTCACACAAATGGAGTTGCTCTGCCATGCCCATTTTAAATGAAGACGGTAAGATATTGGGAGTTTTGGATATATCATGTCCAGTAGAATATTTCCATCCCTCCATGCTAGGTATGGTAGCCAATTTGGCGTATACGATCGAACAGGAAATGGGAGTGCGTTCCTATAAAAAGGAGCTGGCACTGACCCAACACTCGATAGAACTTGCAGAGACCTATCCAGATCTGCCTTTGATCGTCTGTAATCAAAAAGAAATGATAATCTCCGCCAGTAAACAGGTTCGCAAAAAAATTCCTCAATCCATTGGTATGGCCTTGGCCGATCTATTAAATCATGGATATCAAATCGTTAAGGAAAATCCGCTTATATCCAAAGAAGATAATAGGATTTCCGGCAAGTGTTTATTCTTATCAGAAAATTTTGGTCATGAAACCAATAGGCTTTTTTCTGCTTCAATACCTTCAGAAAGGTTTGCCTTCAAAGGGGAAAGAGGGATTAGTGATTCCTTTCATAACACATTACATAAAGTGAAGCTTGTTGCACCGACAGAAGCAAATGTGTATATATCAGGTGAAACAGGGGTCGGGAAAGAGCTTATTGCCAAGGCTATTCATGAAAATGGCTTTCGTAAAAAAGGACCGTTCGTCACGATAAATTGCGGAGCCATACCTAAGGATTTAATGGAGAGTGAATTATTCGGGTATGTTGATGGCGCTTTTACAGGGGCTAAACGGCAAGGGTACAAAGGGAAGTTCGAGCAGGCAAATGGAGGGACCATTTTTCTCGATGAAATCGGTGAAATCCCTTCAGCGATGCAAGTTGCCTTACTGCGTGTACTTCAGGAAAGAAAAATCGTTCCAATAGGTGGCACAAAAAGCATTTCATTGGATATTCGCATTATCACTGCAACACACCGGAATCTTGAAGAGCTTGTCAACGAAGGATCATTTCGTAAAGATTTATACTATCGGTTGAACGTTTACCCCATTCATGTACCTCCCTTAAGGGAAAGGATTGAAGACATTCCTTATCTAGTCAATTACTTGTGTTCGAATAATAATTGGAATATTCCCTTAACGGAAGAATTATTAAATCGTTTAAAGGATTACAATTGGCCAGGCAATATTAGAGAACTGCAGAATGTACTTCAGCGATTGACCATCTTACTTGCAGAAGGACCTCTGGATTATGTTAAAATATTGAATTCCATGCATTCACAGCCCGTTACCCGGCATGATGATTTCCCTTCATGGGAGGAAGCTGGTAAAAAAGGCATCAAAGGAAATGAACTAACGATCCGTGAAAAAATTCAACGGGATCTAATGATAGAGGCATTACAAAAATCAAGAGGAAACGTCACTGCTGCAGCAAAGTTGATGGATATACCAAGAAGTACATTTTACAAGCGGCTCCATAAGTATGGTATATAG
- a CDS encoding acetoin reductase has protein sequence MASGQRTAVVTGAGRGIGRAIALRLAQDGLNVVINDVDLDTAESVVNEVRELGRESFAVIADVSNRREVFEMVNEVVERFGQLDVMVSNAGIAQIKPLLEVTQEDLEQIFNINVNGVLFCLQAAAEQMKKQEGGKIISAASIASYKGFSLLGTYSATKFAVRGITQAAAQELAQFGITVNAYCPGIVGTQMWDLIDEKMGQYMNLAKGETFKKFTDSITLGRSETPEDVAKFVSYLASPDSDYMTGQSIMIDGGVIFS, from the coding sequence ATGGCTAGCGGTCAACGGACGGCGGTAGTCACTGGTGCAGGACGCGGTATCGGACGTGCAATTGCATTAAGATTAGCACAAGATGGATTGAATGTGGTCATTAACGACGTCGATCTGGATACAGCTGAATCGGTCGTAAATGAGGTTAGGGAGCTTGGACGTGAAAGCTTTGCCGTTATAGCGGATGTAAGCAATAGACGGGAAGTGTTCGAAATGGTGAATGAAGTTGTGGAACGTTTTGGACAACTGGATGTTATGGTTTCAAATGCAGGAATTGCTCAAATAAAGCCTCTTTTGGAAGTAACTCAAGAGGATCTTGAACAGATTTTCAATATAAATGTAAATGGTGTCCTCTTTTGCCTGCAAGCCGCTGCTGAACAAATGAAAAAGCAAGAAGGCGGGAAAATTATAAGTGCTGCCAGCATCGCCAGTTATAAAGGTTTTAGCTTACTAGGTACATACTCGGCCACAAAATTTGCCGTAAGAGGCATTACACAAGCGGCAGCACAGGAATTGGCCCAGTTTGGCATTACGGTGAATGCATACTGTCCAGGAATTGTCGGGACGCAAATGTGGGATTTAATCGATGAAAAAATGGGTCAATATATGAATCTGGCTAAAGGTGAAACATTTAAAAAGTTTACAGATTCCATAACCTTAGGACGCTCCGAAACCCCAGAAGATGTTGCGAAATTCGTATCTTACCTTGCTTCACCGGATTCGGATTATATGACAGGGCAATCCATCATGATTGATGGAGGGGTTATTTTTTCATAA
- the lpdA gene encoding dihydrolipoyl dehydrogenase gives MNRIAIIGGGPAGYVAAITAAQQDKEVILVVDGPLGGTCLNEGCMPTKSLLKSADTYDLVKNAGQMGIRLPINSIEVDWETVQERKRDVISKLVNGIRYLMSKNQIKVIQGRASILTSNRLRIENGNKNEEIEASKIIISTGSEPIPLPFAPFDGEWIIHSGHAMSLPAIPDSLLIVGGGVIGCEFASIYSRMGTKVTVIEMGEKLLPGEDDDITSILHGELKNQGVTVHTSTSVKNINATSKTVFLEKSDGELEEHYADYVLVSIGRKPRVNEMGLEGNDIEFSRLGISVDDRMQTSNPSIYACGDVIGGIQLAHVAFHEGRVAALNACGQFAQVNYRAIPRCIYTSPEIASVGLTEKEARKKYGEIKVGEFAFSANGKAILSNKPVGKVKVLVNPQYNEILGFSIVGQHATELIGQGTVMLHAEITADMMEDLVAAHPTLSESIHEALLNVVGQAVHS, from the coding sequence TTGAATCGTATAGCTATTATCGGCGGAGGTCCTGCAGGGTATGTAGCGGCAATCACTGCTGCCCAGCAGGATAAGGAGGTCATATTAGTAGTCGATGGCCCATTGGGTGGCACCTGTTTAAACGAAGGCTGCATGCCAACGAAATCATTATTGAAAAGTGCCGATACGTATGACTTGGTGAAAAATGCCGGGCAAATGGGAATTCGCCTGCCCATCAATTCGATTGAAGTCGATTGGGAAACCGTACAGGAACGAAAGAGAGATGTCATTTCTAAACTAGTGAACGGCATTCGATATTTAATGAGTAAGAATCAAATAAAAGTCATTCAGGGAAGAGCGTCTATCCTGACGAGCAATCGACTGCGGATCGAGAACGGAAATAAAAATGAAGAGATTGAAGCAAGTAAGATCATCATTTCAACGGGGTCCGAACCGATTCCACTACCTTTTGCGCCGTTTGATGGTGAATGGATCATCCACAGTGGCCATGCCATGTCACTTCCTGCCATTCCCGATTCGCTGCTGATTGTCGGAGGCGGCGTCATCGGATGTGAATTTGCCAGTATTTATAGCAGGATGGGCACCAAGGTTACCGTTATCGAAATGGGGGAAAAGCTGCTTCCCGGGGAAGATGATGATATTACGAGCATCTTGCATGGAGAATTGAAAAACCAAGGCGTTACGGTCCATACCTCCACATCTGTCAAAAACATCAATGCAACCAGTAAGACGGTATTTTTGGAGAAAAGCGATGGCGAATTGGAAGAACATTATGCTGATTACGTACTCGTATCAATAGGGAGAAAACCAAGAGTGAATGAAATGGGCTTAGAGGGAAACGATATTGAATTTTCCCGACTTGGCATCTCGGTGGATGATCGAATGCAAACAAGCAATCCATCGATTTATGCCTGTGGTGATGTGATAGGGGGCATACAACTTGCCCATGTTGCTTTTCATGAAGGGCGAGTGGCGGCTCTGAATGCTTGTGGTCAATTTGCACAAGTGAATTACCGGGCAATTCCTCGCTGCATTTATACCTCCCCGGAGATTGCTAGTGTAGGCTTGACTGAAAAAGAAGCGCGAAAAAAATATGGCGAGATTAAAGTTGGTGAATTTGCTTTTTCGGCAAATGGGAAAGCAATCCTTTCCAATAAACCGGTAGGAAAGGTCAAAGTTCTAGTGAACCCACAATATAATGAAATTTTAGGTTTTTCCATTGTTGGTCAACATGCAACAGAATTGATTGGTCAAGGAACGGTCATGCTGCATGCAGAAATAACGGCAGATATGATGGAAGATTTAGTAGCGGCGCATCCAACCTTGTCGGAATCCATACATGAAGCTCTTTTAAACGTTGTAGGCCAAGCAGTGCATTCATAA
- a CDS encoding dihydrolipoamide acetyltransferase family protein — protein sequence MAVEVVMPKLGMAMKEGTVSLWSKAVGDPVEKGEAIASINSEKIEMDIESPAEGTILNIAVQEGQGVPPGTVICHIGKPNEKIMINDHVAEKTKSKIDEKEKPKTKESPILPMGDRLMITPVARKMAQAANLDIEKIQGTGPGGRITKEDVQKVIEKRDFMSVNTEERKVNPQPTLESSQQIPVTGMRNIIATRMKESLQSSAQLTLTMKVDVTDLVILQKQATETLQKHESTKLTITDFVAKAVVLSLKEHPKMNSAYIEDNIILYDHIHLGLAVALENGLVVPVIRNAESCTLKQLSNKGKELARCARDGQLPIEDMQGSTFTISNLGAYGVEHFTPILNTPETGILGVGSAYDTPRYIGKELERRTILPLSLTFDHRVLDGAPAAAFLQTLKRYLEEPITVIL from the coding sequence ATGGCGGTCGAAGTGGTAATGCCGAAATTGGGCATGGCAATGAAAGAAGGCACTGTTTCGTTATGGAGTAAGGCTGTTGGGGATCCAGTCGAAAAAGGTGAAGCAATAGCCAGCATCAATTCAGAGAAAATAGAAATGGATATTGAATCTCCAGCTGAAGGTACCATTCTGAATATAGCTGTTCAAGAAGGACAAGGAGTACCTCCAGGAACCGTTATCTGTCATATCGGAAAGCCGAATGAAAAAATAATGATCAATGATCATGTTGCTGAAAAAACTAAGTCAAAAATTGATGAAAAAGAAAAGCCGAAAACAAAAGAGTCACCCATTTTGCCAATGGGCGATCGATTGATGATCACCCCGGTTGCGCGAAAAATGGCACAGGCAGCGAATCTTGACATTGAGAAAATTCAAGGCACAGGACCAGGCGGAAGAATCACTAAAGAAGATGTACAGAAAGTAATTGAGAAAAGGGATTTCATGTCGGTTAATACAGAAGAAAGAAAAGTGAACCCCCAACCTACTTTAGAGAGTTCGCAGCAGATTCCTGTGACTGGAATGAGGAACATCATTGCTACACGTATGAAAGAAAGCTTGCAAAGCAGTGCCCAATTAACTCTAACGATGAAAGTTGATGTCACTGATCTAGTCATTTTGCAAAAACAGGCTACTGAAACGCTACAAAAACATGAATCAACTAAATTGACTATAACGGACTTTGTTGCCAAAGCTGTCGTGCTTTCACTTAAAGAGCATCCTAAAATGAATAGTGCCTATATTGAAGATAACATCATTTTGTATGATCATATCCACCTTGGATTAGCAGTGGCCTTGGAAAATGGACTCGTTGTTCCCGTCATAAGAAATGCCGAAAGTTGTACCCTAAAGCAGTTATCGAATAAGGGCAAGGAATTGGCCCGGTGTGCACGTGATGGTCAATTGCCTATTGAAGACATGCAAGGGTCCACTTTTACAATCAGTAATCTGGGGGCATATGGCGTTGAGCATTTTACACCGATTCTCAATACACCGGAAACGGGGATACTTGGAGTTGGCTCTGCTTACGATACCCCGCGTTATATTGGCAAAGAACTGGAGAGGAGAACAATCTTGCCACTCAGTTTAACTTTTGATCATCGTGTACTCGACGGGGCACCAGCTGCTGCCTTTTTACAAACACTAAAACGGTATTTAGAAGAGCCGATCACCGTGATCTTATAG
- a CDS encoding alpha-ketoacid dehydrogenase subunit beta yields the protein MSRKISMSQAINEAMAMAMRKDENVILMGEDVAGGAEVDHLQDDEAWGGVLGVTKGLVQEFGRDRILDTPIAEAGYMGAAMAAASTGLRPIAELMFNDFIGSCLDEVLNQGAKFRYMFGGKAQVPVTIRTMHGAGFRAAAQHSQSLYALFTSIPGLKVVVPSSPYDAKGLLLSAIEDNDPVIFFEDKTLYNMVGEVPEGYYTIPIGKAEIKRKGSDLTIVAIGKQVHTAMEAAEKLTSKGIEVEIVDPRSLSPLDEESILSSVAKTNRLIVIDEANPRCSVATDIAALVADKGFDTLDAPIKRITAPHTPVPFSPPLEDIYLPTSEKVIQVVSELLGEPSILGV from the coding sequence ATGAGTAGAAAAATCAGTATGTCACAAGCAATAAATGAAGCAATGGCCATGGCAATGAGAAAAGATGAAAATGTCATCCTTATGGGAGAAGATGTAGCCGGAGGTGCAGAAGTCGATCATTTACAGGATGACGAAGCCTGGGGTGGTGTATTAGGTGTCACAAAAGGATTGGTTCAAGAGTTTGGCCGGGATAGAATTCTTGATACACCCATTGCGGAGGCAGGATATATGGGAGCGGCCATGGCAGCCGCTTCGACAGGCTTACGACCGATTGCCGAGCTAATGTTCAACGATTTCATTGGCAGCTGTTTGGATGAAGTATTGAATCAAGGTGCGAAGTTCCGCTATATGTTTGGGGGAAAAGCACAGGTTCCCGTGACGATCCGTACGATGCATGGTGCAGGGTTCAGGGCTGCAGCACAGCATTCACAAAGCCTTTATGCCTTGTTCACTAGCATTCCTGGATTGAAGGTCGTCGTTCCTTCATCCCCCTATGATGCAAAAGGGCTCTTACTTTCAGCCATTGAAGATAATGATCCTGTCATCTTTTTTGAAGATAAAACACTATACAACATGGTAGGAGAGGTTCCGGAAGGCTACTATACAATCCCAATCGGCAAAGCTGAAATTAAAAGGAAAGGCTCGGATTTGACGATCGTTGCCATCGGTAAACAAGTTCACACCGCGATGGAGGCTGCTGAAAAACTTACATCTAAAGGCATTGAAGTTGAGATTGTCGACCCGCGGAGTTTGTCACCACTGGATGAAGAATCGATTCTCTCCTCTGTAGCAAAAACAAATCGTTTAATCGTGATCGATGAAGCGAACCCAAGATGCAGCGTCGCAACGGATATTGCAGCATTGGTGGCGGATAAGGGATTTGACACGCTCGATGCGCCAATTAAGAGGATCACGGCACCACATACACCTGTACCTTTTTCTCCACCGTTAGAAGATATTTATCTTCCAACATCAGAAAAAGTGATACAAGTCGTTTCAGAATTATTAGGGGAGCCTTCCATTCTTGGGGTGTAA
- a CDS encoding thiamine pyrophosphate-dependent dehydrogenase E1 component subunit alpha has protein sequence METVQLNEIKLSQDKAYWMYKKMLEIRKFEDQVHESFAKGILPGFVHLYAGEEAVAVGVCAHLSEKDSITSTHRGHGHCIAKECDLNGMMAEIYGKVTGLCKGKGGSMHIADLDKGMLGANGIVGGGFPLACGAALTAKYKKTDHVSVCFFGDGANNHGTFHEGINLAAIWKLPVIFIAENNGYGEATPFNYASSCKTIADRAISYNIPGVRVDGKDVLAVYKAAEEAVQRARRGEGPSLIECVTYRNYGHFEGDAQKYKKEQDKKEHKQEKDAIALFRNYLLNQNLLAEKELISLESAVEESIKQAVKFSEDSPYPEASDLLNDVYVSY, from the coding sequence ATGGAAACGGTTCAATTGAATGAAATAAAGTTATCACAGGACAAGGCTTATTGGATGTACAAAAAAATGCTGGAGATCAGAAAATTCGAAGACCAAGTTCATGAATCTTTTGCTAAGGGGATTTTACCAGGGTTTGTCCATTTGTATGCTGGGGAAGAAGCGGTAGCTGTAGGAGTTTGTGCTCACTTATCCGAAAAGGACAGCATTACAAGCACTCACAGGGGTCATGGCCACTGTATTGCCAAAGAATGCGACCTAAACGGAATGATGGCTGAAATCTATGGGAAAGTGACTGGGCTTTGCAAAGGAAAAGGCGGTTCCATGCATATTGCCGATTTGGATAAAGGGATGTTAGGCGCGAACGGGATAGTCGGTGGTGGCTTTCCGCTCGCATGCGGTGCAGCATTAACTGCCAAATATAAAAAGACCGATCATGTTAGTGTTTGTTTTTTTGGTGATGGTGCCAACAATCATGGAACGTTCCATGAAGGGATAAATCTGGCGGCAATCTGGAAGCTGCCCGTTATATTCATCGCTGAAAATAATGGGTATGGGGAAGCCACGCCTTTCAACTATGCTTCAAGCTGTAAAACGATAGCCGATCGGGCGATAAGCTACAATATCCCGGGTGTCCGGGTGGATGGGAAAGATGTATTGGCTGTGTATAAGGCTGCTGAAGAAGCCGTTCAGAGAGCTCGCAGGGGAGAAGGCCCATCATTGATCGAATGCGTTACTTATCGTAATTATGGACACTTCGAGGGAGATGCACAGAAATATAAAAAAGAACAAGACAAAAAGGAGCATAAACAAGAGAAAGATGCGATTGCCCTATTTAGGAATTACTTACTGAATCAAAATCTGCTGGCGGAAAAAGAACTGATTTCTCTTGAGAGTGCCGTTGAGGAATCTATTAAACAGGCAGTTAAATTCAGTGAAGATAGCCCGTATCCAGAGGCATCCGATTTATTAAACGATGTTTATGTATCCTATTAA
- a CDS encoding acetoacetate--CoA ligase, with translation MKPLTDGQIIWEPTKEQIEQTVLTQYVKWLKEKKGLTFHDYHELWKWSVDELEEFWASIWDYCDVKAGRKYDRVLAEQSMPGAKWFEGARLNYAENALLNDQEEKTAIFFRSEHIRQQEVSWKELKEKVASVAHSLRELGVKSGDRVVAYMPNIPEAVIAFLATVSIGAIWSSCSPDFGARSVIDRFKQIEPVVLLAVDGYQYNGNVYDKTPVVSQLKQELVTVKHTVLIPYIEKKILEENLEDTIPWDDLLKEKAELSFESVPFDHPLWILYSSGTTGMPKPIVQGHGGILLEHFKSTRIHQGMTSEDTVFWFTTTGWMMWNLLMGGLLNEGTIILYDGSPSFPNMDALWELAEDTGMTFFGTSAPFLTNSMKLGNKPMGKYDLSKLKALFSTGAPLSGDGYKWVYENVKKDIWLSSSSGGTDVCAGFVGGVPTLPVRIGEIQGRALGVCAEAFDEHGQTLINEVGELVITKPMPSMPLYFWNDQDGTRYYESYFDKYPGIWKHGDWIKIDDKGSCIIYGRSDSTINRSGVRMGTSDIYRVVEAIDEVMESLVIDREVLGRGSSLLLFVVLKPGKILDEALTAKIKEQIRGHVSPRFIPDQIHVVEQIPKTLNGKKMEVPIRKVLLGFEFDKVVNADSMGNPESLQFFKELALELNEKKVF, from the coding sequence ATGAAACCGCTTACAGATGGACAAATCATTTGGGAACCGACAAAGGAACAAATCGAGCAAACGGTATTGACTCAATATGTTAAATGGTTAAAAGAAAAGAAAGGTTTAACATTTCATGATTATCATGAATTATGGAAATGGTCGGTAGATGAACTGGAGGAATTTTGGGCTTCAATTTGGGATTATTGTGATGTAAAAGCCGGCAGGAAATATGACAGGGTTTTAGCGGAGCAATCAATGCCAGGTGCGAAATGGTTCGAGGGGGCGAGGCTAAATTATGCTGAAAATGCATTATTGAATGATCAAGAAGAGAAAACGGCGATTTTTTTTCGTTCCGAACATATCAGGCAGCAAGAGGTTAGCTGGAAAGAGCTGAAAGAAAAAGTAGCTTCTGTCGCCCATTCATTAAGGGAACTTGGTGTTAAATCCGGTGACCGTGTTGTTGCCTATATGCCAAATATACCTGAAGCGGTGATAGCTTTCTTGGCAACAGTAAGCATAGGTGCCATCTGGTCCAGTTGTTCACCTGACTTTGGCGCAAGAAGTGTCATAGATCGTTTCAAACAGATTGAACCGGTTGTATTACTAGCGGTTGATGGGTATCAGTACAATGGAAATGTATATGATAAGACACCAGTCGTCTCACAACTTAAACAGGAATTGGTCACTGTCAAGCATACCGTGTTGATTCCTTACATAGAAAAAAAGATTTTGGAAGAGAATCTGGAAGATACGATTCCTTGGGATGACCTTTTAAAAGAAAAGGCAGAATTATCTTTTGAAAGTGTTCCGTTCGATCATCCGCTTTGGATTCTCTATTCATCAGGTACAACCGGGATGCCAAAACCAATTGTACAAGGGCATGGCGGTATATTATTGGAGCATTTTAAATCAACAAGAATCCATCAAGGCATGACTTCCGAGGATACGGTATTCTGGTTTACAACGACAGGCTGGATGATGTGGAATCTCCTTATGGGTGGTTTGCTTAATGAAGGGACCATCATCCTTTATGACGGCAGTCCTTCTTTTCCCAATATGGATGCCCTTTGGGAATTGGCTGAGGATACAGGCATGACTTTCTTTGGAACAAGTGCACCATTCCTTACGAATTCCATGAAGTTAGGAAACAAGCCCATGGGAAAATATGATTTATCGAAATTGAAGGCTCTTTTTTCCACTGGAGCGCCATTGTCTGGCGACGGTTATAAATGGGTGTATGAGAATGTCAAGAAGGATATCTGGCTCAGTTCATCCAGTGGCGGTACCGATGTATGTGCCGGATTTGTAGGTGGAGTTCCAACATTGCCCGTGAGAATCGGAGAGATACAAGGAAGGGCATTGGGTGTTTGTGCGGAAGCCTTTGATGAGCATGGTCAAACATTGATTAATGAAGTCGGTGAATTGGTCATTACCAAACCGATGCCGTCCATGCCGCTATACTTCTGGAATGATCAAGACGGGACAAGATACTACGAGAGTTATTTCGATAAGTATCCGGGCATATGGAAACATGGTGATTGGATAAAGATCGACGACAAGGGCAGCTGTATCATTTATGGACGTTCCGACTCGACCATCAACCGTTCTGGTGTACGGATGGGAACCAGCGATATCTACCGGGTCGTCGAAGCGATAGACGAGGTGATGGAAAGCCTTGTCATTGATAGGGAAGTGCTTGGCCGCGGTTCCTCACTGCTGCTGTTCGTTGTTCTTAAGCCCGGTAAAATACTGGATGAAGCATTGACGGCAAAAATCAAGGAACAAATCAGAGGGCATGTGTCCCCTCGCTTTATCCCTGACCAAATCCATGTCGTTGAACAAATTCCTAAAACGTTGAACGGAAAGAAAATGGAAGTCCCGATACGTAAAGTGTTATTAGGTTTCGAGTTTGATAAAGTAGTGAATGCAGACTCCATGGGAAATCCAGAATCGCTACAGTTTTTTAAAGAATTAGCTCTCGAGTTGAATGAGAAAAAAGTATTCTAG